The following are encoded in a window of Microbacterium sp. LWO13-1.2 genomic DNA:
- a CDS encoding efflux RND transporter permease subunit, producing MSNLAVLSLKNRALIALITIVAAVFGGLALTNLKQELIPSLELPNLIVMTTYPGASPEVVENDVSTPIESAIQGVPGLESTTATSTTNASIVQATFAYGTNLATAEQKIQQAINRVAQQLPDDVSPQVLAVAIDDFPVIQVAVTGFDDAENAQAELERVAIPDLEDVDGVNAAQIVGGIGQRITITPDAAALAEQRLSTQAISQALQQNGTLFPGGDITENGQTLTVQTGAKITSVEELAALPLVGSAATIGDVATVAQESDPVSSISRVDGEDALSISITKLPAANTVEVSQGVLAALDEIGKAFPDAEFTVIFDQAPFIVQSIETLATEGLLGLAFAVIIILVFLLSIRSTLVTAISIPTSVLITFIGLQAFGYSLNILTLGALTIAIGRVVDDSIVVIENIKRHYVGDADKGDAIRLAVREVAMAVTSSTITTVAVFLPIVFVGDMVGELFRPFAVTVSIAMIASLLVSLTIVPVLAYWFLRPGKELLDENGKAIDPEHPDAPPTPLQRMYRPILGWTLKHSAVTVILAVVVLGATLAAAPLMKVNFLSDSGQNTMRVTQDLGPTASLEAKSDAAIAVEEALLGVDGVEHVQASIGSSGSALRDAFSGSAGVTYSVLTDGDADQEALRADVQDAIDSLSDVGEIAVAASSGFGSSDIEITVTASNSEDLQTATSAVVDELDGRDGVGQVTDNLAASLPYIAVVVDRVAAAERGLSEVAVGSIVSNTMRPEQLGSIEIGDTALTVYLAASEPPATADALRALTIPTPLGLVQLQEIATVEERNGPTSISTEQGRRTATVTVPPASDNLAVATASVNEALAAVELPDGASAAVGGVATQQADSFSQLGLAMLAAILIVYVVMVATFKSLRQPLLLLVSVPFAATGAILLQIVTGVPLGVASLIGVLMLIGIVVTNAIVLIDLVNQYREKGLSTADAVMAGGEKRLRPILMTALATIFALTPMALGITGHGGFISQPLAIVVIGGLISSTVLTLIVLPTLYNLVEGARERRRAKRAGAGDVGSGSGDASESGTDDAASESVLPHAHPLTRRELREHPSE from the coding sequence GTGTCGAACCTCGCCGTCCTGAGCCTCAAGAACCGCGCGCTCATCGCACTCATCACGATCGTCGCCGCGGTGTTCGGCGGCCTCGCGCTGACGAACCTCAAGCAGGAGCTCATCCCGTCGCTGGAGCTGCCCAACCTGATCGTGATGACCACGTATCCCGGTGCCTCGCCCGAGGTCGTCGAGAACGACGTGTCCACGCCCATCGAGTCGGCGATCCAGGGCGTGCCAGGACTCGAATCGACGACGGCGACGAGCACGACGAACGCCTCGATCGTGCAGGCGACATTCGCGTACGGCACGAATCTCGCGACGGCCGAGCAGAAGATCCAGCAGGCGATCAACCGGGTCGCGCAGCAGCTTCCCGACGACGTGAGCCCGCAGGTGCTCGCCGTGGCGATCGATGACTTCCCGGTCATCCAGGTCGCCGTCACCGGCTTCGACGACGCCGAGAACGCCCAGGCCGAACTCGAGCGCGTCGCGATCCCCGACCTCGAAGACGTCGATGGCGTCAACGCCGCACAGATCGTCGGCGGCATCGGCCAGCGGATCACCATCACCCCTGACGCCGCAGCCCTCGCCGAACAGCGCCTCAGCACGCAGGCGATCAGTCAGGCGCTGCAGCAGAACGGCACGCTCTTCCCCGGCGGTGACATCACCGAGAACGGCCAGACGCTCACCGTGCAGACGGGTGCGAAGATCACCTCCGTCGAAGAACTCGCGGCGCTCCCGCTGGTCGGATCCGCGGCGACGATCGGCGACGTGGCGACGGTCGCGCAGGAATCCGACCCGGTCTCGTCCATCTCCCGGGTCGACGGTGAGGACGCGCTGTCGATCTCGATCACCAAGCTCCCGGCGGCGAACACCGTCGAGGTCTCGCAGGGCGTGCTCGCGGCACTCGACGAGATCGGCAAGGCGTTCCCGGATGCCGAGTTCACGGTGATCTTCGATCAGGCGCCGTTCATCGTGCAGTCGATCGAGACGCTCGCCACCGAGGGTCTGCTCGGGCTCGCTTTCGCGGTGATCATCATCCTCGTCTTCCTGCTGTCGATCCGATCGACGCTGGTGACGGCGATCTCCATCCCGACGTCGGTGCTGATCACGTTCATCGGTCTGCAGGCGTTCGGCTATTCGTTGAACATCCTCACGCTCGGTGCGCTGACGATCGCGATCGGTCGCGTCGTGGATGACTCGATCGTCGTCATCGAGAACATCAAGCGGCACTACGTCGGAGACGCCGACAAGGGGGATGCGATCCGGCTCGCCGTGCGCGAGGTCGCCATGGCGGTCACCTCCTCCACGATCACCACGGTCGCCGTGTTCCTGCCGATCGTGTTCGTCGGCGACATGGTCGGCGAGCTCTTCCGTCCGTTCGCGGTGACGGTGTCGATCGCGATGATCGCCTCGCTGCTGGTCTCGCTGACGATCGTCCCGGTGCTCGCCTACTGGTTCCTCCGGCCGGGCAAGGAGCTGCTCGACGAGAACGGCAAGGCCATCGATCCGGAGCATCCGGACGCTCCGCCGACGCCGCTGCAGCGCATGTACCGCCCGATCCTCGGCTGGACTCTGAAGCACTCGGCGGTCACGGTGATCCTCGCCGTCGTCGTGCTCGGTGCCACCCTCGCGGCAGCGCCGTTGATGAAGGTGAACTTCCTCAGCGACTCCGGTCAGAACACGATGCGCGTCACGCAGGATCTCGGCCCGACCGCGAGCCTGGAGGCGAAGTCCGACGCGGCGATCGCCGTCGAGGAGGCGCTGCTCGGCGTCGACGGTGTCGAGCACGTGCAGGCCTCGATCGGCTCGAGCGGGTCGGCGCTGCGCGACGCGTTCTCCGGAAGCGCCGGTGTGACCTACTCGGTCCTGACCGATGGCGACGCCGACCAGGAGGCGCTGCGCGCCGACGTGCAGGATGCGATCGATTCGCTGTCGGATGTTGGCGAGATCGCCGTCGCGGCGAGCTCCGGCTTCGGGTCCAGTGATATCGAGATCACCGTCACCGCTTCGAATTCCGAGGATCTGCAGACCGCGACGTCAGCGGTCGTCGACGAGCTCGATGGACGAGACGGCGTCGGTCAGGTCACCGACAACCTTGCGGCGTCGTTGCCGTACATCGCGGTCGTCGTCGATCGCGTGGCGGCAGCGGAACGCGGCCTCTCCGAGGTCGCGGTCGGCTCCATCGTGTCGAACACGATGCGTCCGGAACAGCTCGGCTCGATCGAGATCGGTGACACGGCGCTGACCGTCTACCTCGCCGCATCCGAGCCGCCGGCGACGGCGGATGCGCTGCGTGCGCTCACGATCCCGACGCCGCTCGGCCTCGTGCAGCTGCAGGAGATCGCCACGGTGGAGGAGCGCAACGGGCCCACCTCCATCTCCACGGAGCAGGGGCGCCGTACGGCGACGGTCACGGTGCCGCCGGCCTCCGACAACCTCGCCGTCGCCACCGCTTCGGTCAACGAGGCGCTCGCCGCTGTCGAGCTGCCGGATGGAGCGTCTGCCGCCGTCGGCGGCGTCGCGACTCAGCAGGCCGACTCGTTCTCGCAGCTGGGGCTGGCGATGCTCGCCGCGATCCTGATCGTCTACGTGGTGATGGTCGCGACGTTCAAGTCGTTGCGTCAGCCGCTGCTGCTGCTCGTCTCTGTGCCATTCGCAGCGACCGGTGCGATCCTGCTGCAGATCGTCACCGGCGTGCCGCTCGGCGTCGCCTCTCTCATCGGGGTGCTGATGCTCATCGGCATCGTGGTGACGAACGCGATCGTGCTCATCGACCTGGTCAACCAGTACCGCGAGAAGGGGCTGTCGACCGCCGACGCGGTGATGGCCGGTGGAGAGAAGCGTCTGCGTCCGATTCTGATGACCGCACTGGCGACGATCTTCGCGCTCACGCCGATGGCGCTCGGCATCACCGGGCACGGCGGGTTCATCTCGCAGCCGCTCGCGATCGTCGTGATCGGCGGGCTCATCTCGTCGACCGTCCTGACGCTCATCGTGCTGCCGACGCTGTACAACCTCGTCGAGGGCGCGCGTGAGCGTCGGCGGGCGAAGCGGGCCGGTGCCGGCGATGTCGGCAGCGGTTCCGGCGATGCTTCGGAGTCGGGGACGGATGACGCGGCATCCGAGTCCGTGCTGCCGCACGCGCATCCGCTGACCCGTCGGGAGCTCCGCGAGCACCCGTCGGAGTA
- a CDS encoding TetR family transcriptional regulator: MYRRGWVMPDAVTRRRRDPEARRREIVAAASELIVEIGVDAITHRKVAARAGVPLGATTQYFATLDDLRDAALHALAAEVELRIDITRQAVIADGVTPAGLARLIHGGLEDARAVQADRAVVTAAVHDPRVRELARHWSDEVVAFIAPVHGTDRARAAAVFIDGVLWHAQIHDEPLDESLIRDALAGILTSAPTASAPASA; the protein is encoded by the coding sequence ATGTACAGAAGGGGGTGGGTGATGCCGGATGCGGTGACGCGCAGGAGACGCGACCCTGAGGCGCGCCGACGCGAGATCGTCGCCGCCGCCTCCGAGCTGATCGTCGAGATCGGCGTCGACGCGATCACGCACCGCAAGGTCGCCGCCCGCGCTGGGGTGCCGCTCGGCGCCACGACCCAGTACTTCGCCACGCTCGACGACCTCCGCGACGCCGCTCTGCATGCGCTCGCCGCCGAAGTCGAGCTGCGTATCGACATCACGCGGCAGGCCGTGATCGCCGACGGCGTCACACCGGCAGGGCTCGCGCGTCTCATCCACGGGGGGCTCGAAGACGCGCGTGCCGTCCAGGCGGACCGTGCCGTCGTCACCGCAGCCGTGCACGATCCTCGCGTGCGCGAGCTCGCCAGGCACTGGTCGGACGAGGTCGTCGCCTTCATCGCTCCCGTTCACGGAACCGACCGTGCCAGGGCGGCCGCCGTCTTCATCGACGGCGTACTCTGGCACGCACAGATCCACGACGAGCCGCTAGACGAGAGCCTCATCCGCGACGCCCTCGCCGGCATCCTCACATCCGCACCCACCGCATCCGCACCTGCATCCGCCTGA
- a CDS encoding LysR family transcriptional regulator: MVNLNQLEVLVTVVEAGGFSGAAKKLYMSQPSVSTHVRNLETSLGVPLVERTTQGARATAAGTVVVDHARRIFALLAALEQDVAAFQGPDAGRLTVAGTTTLGTYLLPRLVAQFSARAPRVDCQIRVGNEDAVEGWVIRGDVALGLSIGLPREQLEAEPLLTEEMVLVAASGSPLAGRTLQAIELSGQRFLVREQGSATRRQQEEILRTWGLETAARWEMWGPDTLKEAASAGLGVALLSEHATARERAIGDLVALDITPAPPGRTVSLIRRADRVLTPPEEAFVTLLRSMAHWPT; encoded by the coding sequence ATGGTCAATCTCAACCAGCTCGAAGTGCTCGTCACGGTGGTCGAGGCGGGCGGTTTCTCCGGGGCCGCGAAGAAGCTGTACATGAGTCAGCCGTCGGTCTCGACCCACGTGCGAAACCTGGAGACGTCGCTCGGCGTGCCTCTCGTCGAACGCACGACGCAGGGCGCACGCGCGACAGCCGCCGGCACGGTCGTCGTCGATCACGCCCGCCGGATCTTCGCCCTGCTCGCGGCGCTGGAACAAGACGTCGCCGCATTTCAGGGGCCGGACGCGGGGCGCCTCACCGTCGCCGGCACGACGACCCTCGGCACGTACCTGCTGCCGCGCCTGGTCGCACAGTTCAGCGCTCGCGCACCGCGCGTCGATTGCCAGATCCGGGTGGGCAACGAGGATGCCGTCGAGGGATGGGTCATCCGCGGCGACGTGGCTCTCGGCCTCTCGATCGGCCTGCCGCGCGAACAGCTTGAGGCTGAGCCGCTACTCACCGAGGAGATGGTGCTCGTCGCCGCCTCCGGTTCACCGCTGGCAGGGCGCACGCTGCAGGCGATCGAGCTCTCAGGGCAGCGTTTCCTCGTGCGAGAGCAGGGATCAGCGACCCGTCGACAACAGGAGGAGATCCTGCGCACCTGGGGCCTCGAGACCGCAGCGCGCTGGGAGATGTGGGGCCCCGATACCCTCAAGGAAGCCGCGTCCGCCGGCCTTGGCGTCGCGCTGCTCTCGGAGCACGCGACAGCACGTGAGCGCGCGATTGGAGACCTCGTCGCCCTTGACATCACCCCGGCACCGCCCGGGCGAACGGTGTCGCTGATCCGGCGGGCCGATCGGGTACTGACCCCGCCGGAGGAGGCCTTCGTCACGCTTCTTCGCAGCATGGCGCACTGGCCGACCTGA
- a CDS encoding aldehyde dehydrogenase family protein produces the protein MTDVSIDPKPSTVVGYAVTHSPDPDHLLNYIDGQWRASVSGDTRRNINPADLNDVIGEFTESVTADVTTAVDAAERARIEWDAIGPIERAKVLTRAARIIEDRIDILAAAITREQGKRLNEARGEVTRSLAILDFTIGEARRINGVTTPAEEPRTIVMTFRRPLGVVGLITPWNFPVAIPMWKIAPALIAGCGAVLKPSPLTPWTSALLVQAFHDAGVPAGVLNLIQGDREAGEAIVNDPRVAGISFTGSLPVGQAINRAGADRLMRTQLELGGKNALLVLDDADLDAAVEAIIHGAFGQSGQRCSATSRVIVDAKVHDALLERLAPRVRAMKIGRGDQSWSDIGPVVNEERHQACITAIERAITDGAKVVAGGEAAELDTPGFFIKPTILDDVAWDSELAQEEVFGPVLSVITCDGYDDAMRISNSVKYGMSGTIFTQDPSRIFQALQEFQAGMLHVNRPGVGAYSHLPHMGAKASQLGAPECSPEVWQFYTDLRSACIRY, from the coding sequence GTGACTGACGTGAGTATCGATCCGAAACCTTCGACCGTGGTCGGATATGCCGTGACGCATAGCCCCGATCCCGACCACCTCCTCAATTACATCGACGGACAGTGGCGCGCCAGCGTCAGCGGCGACACCCGACGCAACATCAACCCGGCGGACCTGAACGACGTCATCGGCGAGTTCACCGAGTCGGTCACCGCCGATGTGACAACGGCGGTCGACGCCGCCGAACGCGCTCGCATCGAGTGGGATGCGATCGGCCCCATCGAACGAGCGAAGGTGCTCACCCGCGCCGCCCGTATCATCGAGGACCGGATCGACATCCTGGCTGCGGCGATCACCCGCGAGCAGGGCAAGCGTCTCAACGAGGCTCGCGGCGAGGTTACCCGCTCCCTGGCGATCCTCGACTTCACCATCGGCGAGGCGCGACGCATCAACGGTGTCACGACTCCTGCTGAGGAGCCGCGCACCATCGTGATGACATTCCGCCGCCCGCTCGGCGTCGTCGGCCTGATCACGCCGTGGAACTTCCCCGTCGCGATCCCGATGTGGAAGATCGCTCCCGCGTTGATCGCGGGCTGTGGCGCGGTGCTGAAGCCGTCTCCGCTGACCCCGTGGACCTCGGCCTTGCTCGTGCAAGCCTTCCACGACGCGGGCGTTCCGGCCGGCGTGCTGAACCTGATCCAGGGCGACCGCGAAGCGGGGGAGGCGATCGTCAACGACCCCCGCGTCGCCGGCATCTCGTTCACCGGCTCGCTACCGGTCGGTCAGGCGATCAACCGCGCCGGCGCCGACCGCCTCATGCGCACCCAGCTCGAACTCGGCGGCAAGAACGCCCTCCTCGTCCTCGATGATGCCGACCTCGACGCCGCCGTCGAGGCGATCATCCATGGCGCGTTCGGCCAGAGCGGGCAGCGCTGCAGCGCCACGAGCCGCGTGATCGTCGACGCGAAGGTGCACGACGCTCTTCTGGAGCGTCTCGCGCCGCGCGTGCGGGCCATGAAGATCGGCCGCGGGGATCAGAGCTGGTCCGACATCGGCCCTGTGGTCAACGAGGAGCGTCACCAGGCCTGCATCACCGCCATCGAGCGCGCCATCACAGACGGCGCGAAGGTCGTCGCCGGTGGAGAGGCCGCGGAGCTCGACACTCCGGGATTCTTCATCAAGCCGACCATTCTCGACGATGTCGCCTGGGACTCCGAGCTCGCACAGGAGGAGGTCTTCGGGCCGGTACTCTCCGTGATCACGTGCGACGGCTACGACGACGCGATGCGCATCAGCAACTCCGTCAAGTACGGCATGTCCGGAACGATCTTCACGCAGGACCCATCGCGCATCTTCCAGGCGCTGCAGGAGTTCCAGGCCGGGATGCTGCACGTGAACCGTCCTGGTGTCGGTGCATACTCGCATCTGCCTCACATGGGTGCCAAGGCTTCTCAGCTCGGAGCGCCCGAGTGCTCACCGGAGGTTTGGCAGTTCTACACGGATCTGCGCTCGGCCTGCATCCGATACTGA
- a CDS encoding zinc-binding dehydrogenase produces MNTDEDVTEQATDTREATPTAAAAVWSGVDEGFSVDSQPLPVLRPGEVLVEIELATICGSDLHTIGGDRPTPLPTVLGHEAVGRIVATGGSASGPDGAALAIGTRVTWTIGTSCGECRRCLRGIPQKCESVRKYGHEAMDDHWKLNGGFASHCHLIAGTGLVPVPEDLPAELAAPANCATATVTCAARRVELDASDVVVVLGCGMLGLTAVAYAKDRGVETVIAVDVDPARRELAAQFGATATVAPEDLAETTGRLGADVIFELSGNSRAVQSAFQVVAMGGRIAMVGSVSPAPEIIFEPSGFVKNLTTVVGSHNYRIDDLVEAVDFLQRTSVQHLFSDLIPDAFPLNEIDEAVAVARTAVAPRIAVRPN; encoded by the coding sequence ATGAACACCGACGAAGACGTCACTGAACAGGCCACGGACACCCGAGAGGCGACGCCCACGGCCGCAGCCGCAGTCTGGTCCGGAGTCGACGAGGGTTTCTCGGTCGACAGCCAGCCGTTGCCCGTACTCCGTCCCGGTGAGGTGCTGGTCGAGATTGAACTCGCGACCATCTGCGGCAGCGACCTGCACACCATCGGGGGAGATCGCCCGACTCCGCTGCCCACCGTTCTCGGTCACGAGGCCGTCGGACGCATCGTCGCCACCGGCGGCAGCGCTTCGGGTCCTGATGGGGCGGCCCTCGCCATCGGAACTCGAGTCACCTGGACCATCGGCACCTCGTGCGGCGAGTGCCGCCGATGCCTGCGCGGCATCCCGCAGAAGTGCGAGAGCGTCCGAAAGTACGGCCACGAGGCGATGGATGACCACTGGAAGCTCAATGGCGGCTTTGCCTCGCACTGCCACCTCATCGCTGGCACCGGTCTGGTTCCGGTGCCCGAAGACCTTCCCGCGGAGCTGGCCGCTCCCGCGAACTGCGCCACGGCGACAGTGACCTGCGCCGCACGCCGGGTCGAGCTCGACGCCTCCGATGTCGTCGTCGTGCTCGGATGCGGGATGCTCGGGCTGACAGCCGTCGCCTATGCGAAGGATCGCGGCGTCGAGACCGTCATCGCTGTCGACGTCGATCCCGCCCGACGCGAGCTGGCCGCGCAGTTCGGTGCGACCGCCACCGTCGCGCCCGAGGACCTCGCGGAGACGACCGGGCGCCTGGGCGCTGACGTGATCTTCGAGCTCTCCGGCAACAGTCGTGCCGTGCAGTCTGCGTTCCAGGTGGTCGCCATGGGCGGCCGCATCGCGATGGTCGGCTCTGTGTCGCCCGCCCCGGAGATCATCTTCGAGCCGAGTGGTTTCGTGAAGAACCTGACCACCGTTGTGGGCAGCCACAATTACCGGATCGACGACCTCGTCGAGGCCGTCGATTTTCTGCAGCGCACCTCTGTGCAGCACCTGTTCTCCGATCTCATCCCCGACGCCTTTCCGCTGAACGAGATCGACGAAGCCGTCGCCGTCGCACGCACCGCCGTCGCTCCGCGCATCGCCGTCCGCCCGAACTGA
- a CDS encoding MFS transporter, with the protein MTDRAMAPGKQLDEHSFRKKAWQMLLAAMFMYLFFYTGRQAFGFAIPGIQEEFGWTKATVGMISGVALWAYAVGQMVNGNLADKFGGRRLATVGSISSTIFCVIASFMGSPAAMATVLGANGFVQAMGWSAGGRVISNWWSHSERGKTFGFYTLAAGCSSVLVFSTSTLVVSTFQLDWQWLFRLPVLLMLVGGITFYFVARDTPKQAGVIPPERFTKDADEAEKPLLTTTSSHATVEVPAETLTSLTRYKTVLGIPKIWLTGVAIGFQNAARYGMLIWVPVFFLGDEWKSTPGGLWISLSLPVGMAVGALVNGQLSDRLFGSRRDRPIMLFMALGAVSALAMWLLNPGPLLGIVLLFLCGFFIYGPQSSFWALCPDLAGKVMAGTAIGAVNFFAYLFAGAAEPIIGAIMDHNGGDAGLIFPIVAVACTCSALVAATIRR; encoded by the coding sequence ATGACCGACCGGGCAATGGCGCCCGGTAAGCAGCTCGATGAGCACTCCTTCCGCAAGAAGGCGTGGCAGATGCTGCTCGCGGCGATGTTCATGTATCTGTTCTTCTACACGGGCCGCCAGGCTTTCGGCTTCGCGATCCCCGGCATCCAGGAGGAGTTCGGCTGGACCAAGGCCACCGTCGGAATGATCAGCGGCGTGGCGCTCTGGGCCTACGCCGTCGGTCAGATGGTCAACGGCAACCTGGCCGACAAGTTCGGGGGTCGCAGGCTCGCGACCGTCGGCTCGATCAGCTCGACCATCTTTTGCGTGATCGCCAGCTTCATGGGCTCGCCCGCCGCGATGGCGACGGTGCTCGGGGCGAATGGCTTCGTCCAGGCGATGGGCTGGTCTGCAGGCGGGCGGGTGATCTCCAACTGGTGGAGCCACTCCGAACGCGGCAAGACCTTCGGGTTCTACACGCTGGCTGCCGGATGCTCGTCGGTGCTCGTCTTCAGTACCTCGACGCTCGTGGTGTCGACGTTCCAGCTCGACTGGCAGTGGCTGTTCCGCCTGCCGGTGCTGCTCATGCTCGTGGGTGGAATCACCTTCTACTTCGTCGCCCGCGACACCCCGAAGCAGGCGGGCGTCATTCCGCCTGAGCGCTTCACCAAGGACGCCGATGAGGCCGAGAAGCCCCTTCTGACGACGACGTCGTCGCACGCGACCGTCGAGGTGCCGGCAGAGACGCTGACCTCACTCACCCGCTACAAGACCGTGCTCGGCATCCCCAAGATCTGGCTCACCGGTGTCGCGATCGGGTTCCAGAACGCCGCTCGCTACGGCATGCTCATCTGGGTGCCGGTGTTCTTCCTCGGCGACGAATGGAAATCGACCCCGGGCGGTCTGTGGATCTCGCTGTCGCTGCCGGTCGGCATGGCCGTCGGCGCTCTGGTCAACGGTCAGCTGTCCGACCGCCTCTTCGGCTCTCGCCGCGACCGTCCGATCATGCTCTTCATGGCTCTCGGCGCCGTTTCGGCTCTGGCGATGTGGCTGCTGAACCCCGGCCCGCTGCTCGGCATCGTCCTGCTCTTCCTCTGCGGGTTCTTCATCTATGGTCCTCAGTCTTCGTTCTGGGCCCTCTGCCCCGATCTCGCCGGCAAGGTGATGGCGGGCACCGCGATCGGTGCAGTGAACTTCTTCGCCTACCTGTTCGCAGGTGCCGCAGAGCCGATCATCGGGGCGATCATGGACCACAACGGCGGAGACGCAGGCCTGATCTTCCCGATCGTCGCTGTCGCCTGTACCTGCAGTGCCCTCGTGGCGGCGACGATCCGGCGATGA
- the phnA gene encoding phosphonoacetate hydrolase gives MTAETFTVNDRTYTKPSAPVVVICIDGSEPDYHIEAIKAGRMPWLASVLEKNASSWEAHCAMPALTNPNNISIATGHPPAVHGISGNYIFDTSTGEEVLMNDKKFLRVPTIFGAANEAGLDVVIVTAKDKLRRLLGAGVVEAGPSLEGSGEFVEPSRRGICFSAEKADQATIEDNGIDNVLELVGLPLASVYSADLSIFALAAGVEILRTRGADIMYLSLTDYIQHKNAPGTEAANDLYAEIDRYAAELEALGAIVVLTADHGMSAKTDAAGKPNVLFVEDEVRRILGTTGAEPGSDGLRVILPITDPYTVHHGALGSFASVYLPEGADRDSTIEALRQIPGVQVAVTREEAASTFSMPADRIGDIIVLGEEGTAVGRYAAWHDLTGLDAPLRSHGALGELQIPFIINRELPRPAELDEPWGRTAYIHNYDAYWVATTLVTQNENAAELAVA, from the coding sequence GTGACTGCTGAGACGTTCACCGTCAACGACCGCACGTACACCAAGCCTTCGGCTCCGGTCGTCGTCATCTGCATCGACGGCAGCGAGCCCGACTACCACATCGAGGCCATCAAGGCCGGTCGGATGCCGTGGCTCGCCAGCGTTCTCGAAAAGAACGCGAGCTCGTGGGAGGCGCACTGCGCGATGCCCGCGCTCACCAACCCGAACAACATCTCGATCGCGACCGGTCACCCGCCGGCAGTGCACGGAATCAGCGGAAACTACATCTTCGACACCTCCACCGGCGAAGAGGTGCTGATGAATGACAAGAAGTTCCTCCGCGTCCCCACCATCTTCGGTGCGGCGAACGAAGCCGGGCTCGACGTGGTCATCGTCACCGCCAAGGACAAGCTGCGTCGCCTGCTGGGCGCCGGCGTCGTCGAGGCGGGCCCCAGTCTCGAGGGCAGCGGGGAATTCGTCGAGCCGAGCCGCAGGGGCATCTGCTTCTCCGCCGAGAAGGCCGACCAGGCCACGATCGAAGACAACGGCATCGACAACGTGCTCGAGCTCGTCGGACTTCCGTTGGCCAGCGTCTACTCGGCAGACCTGTCGATCTTCGCGCTCGCCGCAGGCGTCGAGATCCTGCGCACCCGCGGCGCCGACATCATGTACCTGTCTCTGACTGACTACATCCAGCACAAGAACGCCCCTGGCACCGAGGCGGCGAATGACCTCTACGCCGAGATCGACCGCTACGCCGCCGAACTCGAGGCGCTCGGCGCGATCGTCGTTCTCACTGCCGATCACGGTATGAGCGCGAAGACCGACGCGGCCGGCAAGCCGAACGTGCTCTTCGTCGAAGACGAGGTCCGCAGGATCCTCGGCACCACCGGTGCCGAGCCGGGCTCCGACGGGCTGCGGGTCATCCTCCCCATCACCGACCCGTACACAGTGCACCACGGCGCGCTGGGTTCGTTCGCCTCGGTCTACCTTCCTGAGGGCGCTGACCGCGACTCCACCATCGAAGCGCTCCGCCAGATCCCCGGTGTGCAGGTCGCCGTCACCCGCGAAGAGGCCGCGTCGACGTTCTCGATGCCTGCCGACCGTATCGGCGACATCATCGTCCTCGGCGAGGAGGGAACCGCCGTCGGCCGCTACGCCGCTTGGCACGACCTCACTGGTCTCGACGCCCCGCTGCGCTCGCACGGTGCACTCGGCGAACTCCAGATCCCGTTCATCATCAACCGCGAGCTGCCGCGTCCCGCCGAACTCGACGAGCCGTGGGGTCGCACCGCCTACATCCACAACTACGACGCGTATTGGGTCGCCACCACCCTGGTGACCCAGAACGAAAACGCGGCTGAACTCGCCGTCGCCTAA